TGTTCTCAAACCAGTAGCGATCACCATCCCGGAGCCTTACAAACTGGTCAAGAATGATGTTGCTGAATAGAGGTCCAGGGTCCCCATGGCTCTCCAGGAGCCCTCCCAGGAATAGTTCCAACCGGGACAGGTCCTGGTTGTACAGAGCAGCTGTGGCCTCCAGCACCTGGAGCATCAGGAAAGGAAGTAATTGTACACCCCACCTTACGGACGATGTCAACAGCAAAACTGCAGCACTGAGAGAGACTACCTCATAAATTCTTACATAGATCAAGTAGAGATATTTGGAACAGCATGGAAAAGCTTTGGCTACtgttatcttgtgtgtgtgtgtgtgtgtgtgtgtgtgtgtgtgtgtgtgtgtgtgtgttggggtgtgtgtgcatgtttctgtaCATGAGTATGTGTGCCTGTAGATTCCAGTGGTTGACACAGAgagtcttcctcaatcactctctaccttattctttgaaacagggtctaagCCTGTTTGGGTTGGCTGTCTAATAAGGGTCAggagtcctcctgtctctgtacccttaGAACTGGGATCACAAAACCCATCTCAGACTTTTATGTGGGCGCTGGAAATCCAAATTCAGGTCCCCACGCTTGCATGACGAGCATGTTAGCAACTGAACCATTCCTCACCCCACACCCACCCAACTGCCATTGTTAgtgtgttgttattattatttctattaacCTGGGGATCCACTTTGGGGTTGAGAGCACTCCAATTCTTGGGAGGCTCCAGTCCTAAGGCCTGCAGAGCCTGGCTATAACTGGGCAGCCCCATATCTCGGCCACTCTGGATACTGCTAGCCACGTAGTCTGTGCGAGAGTATCTGTCTGGGCCAGGCCAGTAATCTGAAAAGAGACCAGACTTTGAGTCAGTCATCCCAACCCTCTCCATGCACTGCAACCTTATACCCAGCTATCTAGAGCTCTCCTCAGCCCTAGTCCCCAGCACTCCTCTACATGATATCAGTGACATTGCTTGCTGTGGTGCCAAGGTCACCATGTGTGGTCAGGGGCACTTTTTCTAGAAAGGTTTTCTAAGACTCAAGATGATTCTTGACACTGGCTAGAAATCTCCTTCTCTGCATGTCCCAACTTTAAAACAGGACTGGATACGAACCCTTAAGACGTAAGTAAACACCAGAGATGGTGTTGGATTGCGGTACCACCATATTCAGACATAGTCAacttaaaataaaagcaacacaaacacaaaactatCATGGGGGAGGGAGCTCAAATTTCAATTTCTTCTGACATTTATTTAAAGTCTGAGAGTGTACATCTGCTGTCTGCATCATGGGTACCCTAGGGCTGCTTGTTGGCTAACTCTGACACCCCACCCTTTGAGCTCACCTCTCAGATCTTCAATCACTATCCTGTCCTCCAGCTCTGAAATCTGGGAAGCCATTCCCAGCAGCAGCTGGTCCACGTCCTGAGCAGTCTTCAGACTGGGGTTCTGGAAGCAAGCATTACACTCAAGATTTTGACCCTGGATCAGTAGCACCTCAGGAAACAGGCCCCTAGTCACTTTCAAacttacattctctctctctctctctctctctctctctctctctctctctctccctctctctctctccctctctctctctctctctctctctctctctctctctctctctctgattctatTGCTCACTCTCTTGCTTGATTTTTCTCACTGTCTCTTACTCctcttctccccatccccttcccctccccacccccttgccTTCTtccactttctttcctttctcctctctatcTTGGTAGGTTGCTTGAACGCCCGAGTTTCCAGCAGTAGTCCTGCCTCATCTTCCCTAGCAGGAAGGACAGCATTCACACTGCTTGTGCCCAGGCATTTCCAGCTCTCCTGAACAATTCTCCTAGGTAATTTTCTTTGCCTTTCACTCCCTACTTGGAGCACTGCTACTCAAGAGCCAAACTGTTACTTTTCCAAGCATTTTTGCTAAGTGACTTtgaccccacctccccacccccactctctgaCCCTGATCTCATGCTAACCTCCCGAATCCAGTAGTTGTTGCAGACCCTGAGAGCTGGAGAGCTGCTGGAACCTTCCTTTGGGAATTCCCGGAAGTGACAGCTGGAGTTTCTGAAATAGGGTGCCAAAAACACAGTGAGGGGACTGGGGGCAAAGCTGACTGTGGTGAGTGAGGTGAGCACTTCTCCTGGCTGGACAAGATTGAAGGATGACCTGTGAGTTTCCTTGAACATTGGCTTCGATTTGAGGATAGAGTGATCTCTACGGGTGGGAGGTCAGAGGGTTCCCCAGCTGCCAGACACACCCCACAGTCAGTAACTGAAATTCTGCTATTAAATCTGGGAGATTTCCCATGGATCCGAACTTCCCACCCCAGAATTCTGTTTCAGCCCCCCTCCGATACTGTGCAGTTCCAACCGGCAACACTTCCCTTACCTCATATAGACCCCCGGGGGCACCATGGTAGAGAGGAACTGCTCTGAGGCCGCCACGAACTCTGGGGAGATGCTGGGGTCCATGAAAGGGCGGTACCCTGCATCAAGACAGGTGTCTTACCTCACACCCTGGCATCACGCACTCTAACCTTCGTTTGTCTATGGATCTTCAATTTAGGTGTCCCCCCACCTTCCATAACTCCTCTTCCTTACCGGAATACTCTGGGGGTGTTTTCTGCAGGAAGCTGGGCAACCATTGGTATAGAGCAATGTTCTGAGGgttagagaaggaaaaggagaggttgGTCTGAGCCTGTGGGGAAGGAAGACTTAGATGCAAAGATGAGGGCCAGGCAAGGCCAGTTAGTTgtaggggaaggaagaaaaggcaacTAAATTATAGTCATAAGCAAAATCACCCATGTCAACATTTGCAAAGGGATCATAGATTCTTCAAAGAATTTACTGAGGAGAGAGATGTTAAGTAATGATCAAACCTCAAACTATCTGGCATAAACAGAGCGTTTCCTCTCTATAATGTACAGTAGTCTTTTCTACACATTAGCTTTCCCTGAAGGAGGGCCCTATTAGAAAGGGGTATACAGGAAAGGGACTTTGTCCAGGACCAGGGAAGCTTTGTTGGGGGAGCAGAGTCGCCCTGGACCCGTGGCATGACTCACCTGGTAAGTGGCAATGACCCTCTTGCGAGCATGCTGGAACAGCTCCTCATCCCCCCAGTGTGGGTGCTCCTGCGCCAGCCTCTTGGCACACAGGTTGTGGTATCGAAACCACAACAAGcccagtgcctgcagaaagggcTCCCTGTTCCCGCGCTGGGCCCCGAAGGCTGCATCCATGGGAGGAAGCAGGACAGGAGATGGGCAACAGCTTGAGCCAGGGGAGCCCAGACCCACAGGCAGACCCCCTCCTCCaatacccccaccaccaccaagcaGCCTGGTGCCTCCAACCCTAGCCCTCCTGCCAGGACCCCCACAGCCTCACCATACAGCCCCTGTGGCCCGCCCTGCCCCGTGGCGGGGTCTGGTGCCATCCACATGAGCAGAGAGTTCTGGGAGTTCCTCGGGAAAGCAGGGTCAGGGCCAGAAGCCAGCTGTCCTCCAGAGAAGCTCCTCAGAGTGTCGCTCCAGGAATGAGAGGAGCCATAGATGGCGCTGCCATCTAGCCAGCCAGTCACCTGGTTGGTCTGCAGGGATGAGCAGGGTTAGGAGAACCAGGCAGATTCTTGCTGGTGGGCAAGAGGCTCATCCTGCCCGGCCTTCCCAGCCAGACCCCAGGCCTCCAGCAGATCCTGCCTCAGATCCCCTCCAGCCCTCTGCCCTCCTGCCTTTGGCTGCCTGTCCTCACCAGGTCTCGGGGGTTGCTAGGGCTCTGTCCAGTGCTGCGGTCCCAGCGGCTCCTCTGAAAGGGCAGCACCACGTTCCCGCGCTTGTCAGGGTCAAACACTGGGTCCCCACGTGGGATGTAAATGTTGAGGAACTCTGCGGGGCAGCCTGGTGTTTCCACACTCACCAGGTCTGAGAGCACGTGATAGCCTGGGTTAAGAGAGCAAAGTGGTGGGTAAATCAGCAGGTCCTGCTCACCTCAAAATCGGAAAGGCCTCTAAATTATcaaaacacagaggtcagagcaCAAGCTTCAATGCTGTCTCTTAGGCTTATCCCCTGTGAGCCTTGATTTGCAATGTTGCAGGCATGcgggagatggggtggggtgggggtgggggttaagATTTGAAAAACCAGCTCCCTTCATCCCCGTGTGGCAGTCATTAGTCTTGAAGAGAGCAATGGTCAGGGCATCGGTTCCTGAGAGTTCTTAGTGGGGATCCAATGTTACTTGTTGGTTTGGAGTAAGGTGTAATAGAAAGATTCCCGAATCACACCTAAGTCCTCGAAGGGCAAGAAGCCCTTCCTGGAAAACTCTTTTTTTCTGCGAGTTGAGGTAGTCCTTTCCCTGGACACTCAGCAAGTTACAGATCTACCCTGGTTTCCTCTTCCCACACTCACCAAAGAAGAGCCCAAGCACTGTGCGGTTGTGCGCCGAGGGCAGCCCTGCTTTGCCCTTACTGACAGCGTCGCTTAGCAGGCGAGCGTTGGGGAGTAGCGGCTCCTGCAGAGCCTGATAAACACCGTCAGCGTAATTAGCAGGTACTAGGCGACGCAGCTGCGAGCCTGGGGAGTGCAGAGAGTTGAGTTGGATCAAGGCTCCCCGTCCCCCAGAAGCAACAAACCTGGTTTTTCTTAGCTCTCAACGttcccccctcccgcccccatTTCCTAACCCAGGAATGCATAAGAGTGTGGTAAGAATGTAATCCCGCTGGCCGCCCTCTCCCCCACTCCGACTCCGTGCCCTCCTCTGCGCAGAACCCAGGATTTACCAGCTGCACCGCGCTGGTGGTACTTGAGATTATTAAACCAGCCGTCGTAGCGCTGCACTTCCCAGGGCAGTGAGGGTGCATCCTGGCCACCTATGGGGGCAGAGAGCCTTTCACTTAGCGTTAACCTTCCAGAAACCCCTCCATGACCTAATGGGCTTAGACTCCTTCCTCAGCTGGCTAACTCCTGCCAATGAACTCTATTTCCAATCCTTTCGCCTGGCCCAGGCAGTCAGAGAAGTCTTGCAGTTCACTAGCCCAATAGGAAATGGATCAACCCTTCCAGCTTCCAGGTGCCACCTGCCTGCACCTTTCCCTTTCCACACCCCCATGGGACACCAGCTGAACCCTTTCAACTAGAGGCTCTTACTACCTACCTGCTGGACCCAGGGGTCCAGTCAACAGAGCGCCCAGGAGCACCAATGTCTTGAGACTTGTTGGAAGCATGCTGTCCTTGATCCCGGCGGCGGGAGGACACACACTCCCACAGTTGGTCCTGGGAGAGGAGCATAGAGATATTACTCAAGTCCCGCATCTTCATGACGCGCTTTCTGGGACAACCTGGTAAGTATCGAGACAGTCCCCTACCCCAACCCCGTCTGAGTTCTGATTTCAACCACCTGAACATCCTGGGCAGGAGTGCCTCTGAGGCTTTGTTCTAAAACCTGGTACTCTCACCCCAATTTCCCACATACCGATTCTCCAGGAGGGGGATAGAAGAGGGGGGAAGGCTAATAAACTGAGAACCTGGTGTAATGCTCCGGTTCGGGTTCAACAGTCTTCCGTGTACTTGGagattttgtttctcttctccgCTCCCTGCCCGGGGCTCCAAGAATCTTCACCTTCCTGGATGCACTTTCACCCTCCTCTCTGCGTGCAGTCTCGCAGGTGTCAGCTCGCGCCACCGCTGCAGGTGTAAATGTGTGAATCAGAGGCTAACCGTCGAGTTAAGGACGGGATTTCCGTTATTTGCATGTCTCCGCCCCATCGTTTGCATGATCTCACCCAGACAGGACCCTGCTACCCGGTTTGAACACCTCCCCTGCTTGCTGCCCACGCTCCTATAAAAGAGGGTCTGCTTCTCTTTGTGAACGCTGCGCGAAGCCTCAGAGCCAGGAGAAAGAGTTTCGGGACATCCTGCCTCTGTGCTTCTTAGGAGAGCCGCAGGGCTCAGACTTTTTATCACTCACTCCAGCTCGCTGCGTGCGGGCACTTCTCTTCTTGCAGGATGACTGCTTGGGACGGGGTGCTACCCTTTTACCCTCAGCCCAGGCATGCCGCCGGTTTCAGCGTACCGCTGCTCATCGTTATCCTGGTATTCTTGTCCTTGGCTGCTAGCTTCCTGTTCATCTTGCCTGGAATCCGGGGGCACTCGGTAAGGGGGTTACTCAAAGCTCTCCTAAGAGGGATTCTAGAAGAAACTCATTTCGcagggtaagagagtgatatagaGAGTGTTTCTTGGAGTCTCAGGACAGAGGAGACTAAGGAAGTTTCAGCAAAAGCAAATTCAGAAGTCTGGTGCTGTAAGCGACTCTGTAACGGACAGCCCTGGTCTAGGAATCTTGAGAAGAGACTCTAGCTGTCTTCTTTTGGAAGATGCTGTAGACAGTGGGAACCAGCCCAATACTGGTTCCAATACTGGTTGGGATTCGTCTAGGCTTCCGGTGCTGTCAGGATCCCCCCCatacccctctctctttctgaatACCTTAGCACCTCTGTCTTGTGCTTCTGGCCAAGAGAATGGGGTCTTCTGTGCTTTCCTTACTGTGCTGAGTTAAAGACTCAGAGGGTTGCACAGAGGTTTCAAACACGTAGCAAGCAAAAGAAATTTCCACCAAATGCTCCCAGCTTCCTAAACCATCCTAAAGCGTACATTGTTACACGTCTGAGAAGACCTTTAATCTTTTTGTGTTGATCTTTGTTGGTTCAGATGAACTGGGAGATCTAGAAAAATCCGCAGTCCCTCTCCTTTAATCGACTACCAGTCCCTGGGGCCTCCCTCTTCTGGGAGAGTTGACCCCTGTCTGCCTGGCACTTCTGAATTCACTGAGCCTCACCGAGCAGAGATTGAATTAGTGGCTGAGAGCAGGCGCCAGACAGCAGGGGGTATAAAGGTAGCCAGAGAGTGCCAGGCAAGGTAGACCTGGAAGTAGGCGAGGGGGCATGGTCAGGGAAGCACATGCCCAGAAACTATCAGAAATGTCATTGGCGTATTGAAGGGAAAGCATGCATGTCttcaaaagatcagaaatgcagTGGAATGGGGTCAAGGGGGGCCTTGAGGATGGGTTGGGCGGTACCCAAGCCTGATCCAGTGTGTATCTTTTCCTGCAGCGCTGGTTCTGGTTGGTGAGAGTTCTTCTTAGCCTGTTCATAGGTGCAGAAATTGTGGGTGAGTGAATTGGGTAACGTGTGGGGGGGGCGAGAGTAGGGAAGAAAAGGCACCGAGAACCTGGGGTTTCCAGGTCCCTCTTCTACTTACACCTATTTGTAGCACCCCTATCTATTCTTTTGCcatgggcttttttgtttgttttgagacagtccctaactatgtagcccaagctgatcTTGAGAAGTGTTTAGTTGCCCAGGTATCCCCCCTGCCTCCACCACTGTGCTTGCCCACTAGTCTGCCCTTACCTCATTGCGCCAGGCTCCTCGACCTTTGTCTTTCTATTCCATCTCCCGTCACTAAGCCTCTAGCTTCCGTTTCCCCACTTCCCCTCACCCACTCGTCACTGTGTGCATCTCCTCCTAGCTGTACACTTCAGTGGAGACTGGTTTGTGGGGAGAGTGTGGACCAATACATCCTACAAAGCCTTCAGTACCTCCCGAGTTCAAGTCCATGTCGGTCTGCACGTGGGGCTGGAGGGCGTTAATATCACACTCAGAGGTAAGGAGGTTGGGGCAAAGCGGGCTCTTGGGGCCAGGAGATCCTGTGGTTAGGAGCTGAATGGCAAGGCTTGTTAAGcaccagttctcaacctgtgggtcgcgacccccacTCCCTTTTCACAGAGGTCCTCTAAGACCCTCAGAACGCACAGATATCTACATTACGGTGCCtagcagtaacaaaattacagttaggaagtagcaacgaAAAATTTTATGGGGGGAGTCActaccacatgaggaactgtgttaaagggtcatggcattaggaaagttgagaaccactgtgttagGGGACCCTTTCACATCCCTCAGGCTCAAAAAACCTTTGATCTTATTGAATTTGTGTTTCCCGGTACCACTACCTAAGCTATCTCTTTCCGGACAGTTGCTCCACCCTTAGTTCCCTATCTGAAACTGCTTAGTTTCCGTGTCCCTGGCTTTGCTTGCACAGTGCCATGACCCCATGGCTTCCCGCAGGAACACCAATGCAGCAGCTGAACGAGACCATTGACTACAATGAGCAGTTCACTTGGCGCCTGAATGAAGACTACACCAAGGAGTATGTTCAGGCTCTGGAGAAGGGACTGCCGGACCCAGTGCTATACCTGGCAGAGAAGTTCACACCGAACAGTCCTTGCGGATTGTACCACCAATATCACTATGCCGGTCACTATGCCGGGGCAACGCTATGGTGAGCCtatgatggagatggggatggggcaGGGTGCATGTGACTTGGAGAGCTCGGTCTTCGGAGCTGGAACTGCAGCCTCGCGGGCAGGATCCGCTGGCCATCTGCAAAACCCACGGAAACTCCTGTCCCAGCTATAGGAGGAGGCcgagggacaggaaggggaggcTCCGGAGCCAGCTCTCCTACGGGGGTTCCCCTACACCTTCAGCAGTCCTGGTCTGGGAACTCCGCTCAAGGAGCGCCGCCTTGCTCCCTCACAGGGTGGCGTTCTGCTTCTGGATCATCGCCAATGCGCTGCTCTCTATGCCCGCTCCGCTCTATGGAGGTCTAGCTCTGCTCATCACGGGTGCCTTCACGCTCTTCTCCGTCTTCGCCTTCGCCTCGATCTCCAGCGTGCCGCTCTGCCACTTCCGCCTGGGCTCCGCCGCCCTCACGCCTCACTACGGCGCCTCCTTTTGGGTCACGCTGGCCACCGGTGAGTACCGAGGGACGCTTACCTGGTGGTGTCCGGGGTGTGTATGGGATGTGCGCTCTCCAGCTTACAGAACGACTTCTCTTACTTAATCTGTTCGTCTCCATAGCAGGCAGAAGGTGGGGACAGGGTTTTTTTACAGTTGAGAAGAGCTAGTTTGGGAGGGTTCAGTATCTTGTCCAGGTTTGCATGAGAACTCGTGCATCGTGTAATACGCATCAGTTCTTTCTGAGGGTTGTGCGTATAGGAAATTCCAGGGACGGGCTCCAAATGGTGGCAAGGCGCGCGTTGCATCCCTGAttccctctgtctttcttccCTCCGGCGCAGGCATCCTGAGCCTCCTCCTCGGAGGGCTGGTGGTGATTCTCCACTACACTCGACCCAGCGTCCTTCGAGCCTTACTGGATCAAAATGTCAAAGACTGTAGCAATCAGGCTGACGGAAACTCACATTTCATCCTCGACAACCCTCAACACAGACAGTCTAAGACTCCAGACTTAAATGTTACCACTCTCCTATGAAAAGAGTTAACTCCGGATTTCTATCCGTCCTTGGGATCCCACACACCTGAAGACAGTGTTAAGAGCGCGTGCCAGGAGCACAGCTGAGTCTGGAGGACTGCATACCCATGCGGGAATACAAGGGGGCGCCCCAGATACACCTTTGCTCTAGAGAATGGATTTCTCAGGAGAACTGTAAATAAacttttttgtttcgttttttttttcaaaattcccTCGCCTGTCAATTTCCTTGGCTTCTCTTGGCCCTTGGAGTTACAACCTTGAGAAATTTGTAGAAGCCGGAGAAACACAGTAGGGCTCTGGGAGAGGCGCGCCCTCTAGTGAGACCTGAGAGGAACTGACAGGTACCTGCATCTTCCTGAGCTAATCCAAGGGGTGGTCAGTCATATTCTGCCCAAATCTCTACTGGCCAAACTGAATTTATTGGCAAAGATCAGGATTTTGGCGTTTGTTCACTAATTCTTTCCGGTTGCCTTCTTTTACGTTTGTATCTGAGAGCTAAGAAAGAGGTCAATAAGGCATAAAAATATAAAtcctggggtctggagagatggttcattggtagagcactgtctgctctttcagggTATTGGGATTGGGGTCTTTGTACCCGCATGGCAACttcctgtaagtccagttccagggtatgtCTGCAATGCCCTCTCCTGGACTCTGCGGGCACTGCAtccaagtggtgcacagacatgcatgtttAAAGTTTCTCACATCTTAGAATCTTACATAGCACATTTCAGAACTAAAGGTCAAAGGGAATGTGGCCCACAGTCAGTTAATGTTAAAACTGAAACATGATGATTGTTCTCTGACTAATGTGGACCCAGAGGTGGAAAAAGCTGggggaaaaagggagaaagaaaggaaggaaggggcccAGACTCCCCCAAAGCAAGAGATCGATGCTGAGGGCATTTGATGCGCGACATATTTGCTGGGTGGAAGGTTGGCACCTTGAATCATTCAAGAAGGCTGTTACTGTGCATTAACAGCCACCCCTGTGCTGTTGCCATGACAACAGTTTATGGGCCTGTCGGACATGTCTTCAGAACCTTGGgacttttgttcatttattttttgcattAGTAGGTTGTGTCTCCCTGCTCTGTTACATCAACAAATTGGAGCACATGACACAACCCAAACCCACTTCCTGGGCAGTTCTGCTGGTTTTGTGTGGGCTCCAGTGATGCCTGCAGCCAGTCTGGAAACTCAGTATCCACCAGAAGAGCATTACAGGGAACAGTCGGACTCTTTGAGGCATTCCTCTTTAAGACACGTCTCAGAGGAAGCCTCTGACATGGGAATGTCCTGAGTCTCCGGACTCTCAGCTATGGACCGGTAGTGGGGGCTCAGGAGTCCCCCTTCTTCAGAGCCCCACTCCAACATGGGGTCCTCTGAGCTCAGGTTGAAAAGAGCCTTCAGTCTGTGAGGTTGCATCCTGTGGGCCACTGCCATGACCAGGCCAAGCAGAATGCACAGCAGTCCTGTGGGTGAAGGTGACACGTGTCTTGCCTTAGTTTAGTAAGTCATTCCAAGACCATCTAAGAGCACCAGAAGAACCCTCCGGGATGTCTGGGCTGCTGCCTTAGAGTAGTTGGAATTCATAGAGATGACTTAATGTCCTAGGGGTCTGTACTGCAGACATGGATCTATTGTCCTGAATTTTCACACTCCAAACCgagtgagaggaagagagagaatacgACAGGCCAGGAATTGGGAGAGATGGGAATGGGAGGAGACACAAAGACAACATGAGGGAGTTGACAGAGCATGGTAGGAGagtgaggcagtgaggcaggtTGACTTAGGGCATTTGGGGTAGTATGAGATGAGGACACACATGGCCTCTAGGAAGAGACATGAAAGTGCGGCTAGCAGATGCAGGAGGGACACACCACAGGAAAAGCTGGAGGACTTATGTAAAGAGAGTCAAGGGACAATGGATGTGACAGAGAAGTGAGCATAGATGAGGAGAGGAAATGGCACTGGAGAGAGAAAACTGGTGGAGGGAACCAGGAAGGATATGGCTCTAAGAAAGACCCTGACATCTTAACCTCTAGAAGCAGATCCCCACCCAACGACATGATAGTCCCTCCCCTCCATCCTGAGCCCTTATTTTTAGGGAAGGGTCTCACCTGTGGCTAATGTGATCCAGAAAGCAGGCCCATGGTGAGTGTACAGTACAGCAGTGCCCAAGCGCAGCGGGCAGGACATGAGTGACGTGGTCATGGAGAAGAAGAACAGTGCCAACAGCTGGAAGAGGCCAGTGGCCAGCAGCATGTGGCCACCATAAACCAGCACTGGCATAGACAGCATCACATTGGCCAGCAGCCAGCAGAGGAATGCTACCCTAGAGAGCCAAGAGGCAGTGAGGGTTGGCTTAGGCACCTCTACCTGCTAGAGAGGATTGCAGGGCGCAGGTAGAGGGTGTCCCGAATGCGTGAAGAAGAAATCTTGCCTGTGGGCTCCCCAACCGAGAACTAATGGTAGTTCCTTCCACTCAGGATTTTCCCTTGAGTGAAAACCAGATGGCTAGAAAAATCTGTTTCTGGGTTTAAGCCAGTAGGGTCTGTCTCAACCTGTATGCTCACCACAGCATGGCTGAGGCGTAGTGTCCTGCCAGGCGGTACTGGTTGTACAGGCCACAAGGGCTTCGAGGGGCAAACTTCTCAGCCAGGTATAGCACCGGGTCTGGAAGGCCCTTCTCCAAGGCCTTGGCATACTCCTCTGCATAGCTCTTGCCCAGGCGCCATGTGAACTCCTCATTGTAGTTGATGGTTTCATTCAGCTGCTGCACTGGGGTCCCTGAGGAACAGGGCAGCTGTGCTTAGTAAGAACCAGAA
This Rattus norvegicus strain BN/NHsdMcwi chromosome 3, GRCr8, whole genome shotgun sequence DNA region includes the following protein-coding sequences:
- the Duoxa2 gene encoding dual oxidase maturation factor 2, giving the protein MTAWDGVLPFYPQPRHAAGFSVPLLIVILVFLSLAASFLFILPGIRGHSRWFWLVRVLLSLFIGAEIVAVHFSGDWFVGRVWTNTSYKAFSTSRVQVHVGLHVGLEGVNITLRGTPMQQLNETIDYNEQFTWRLNEDYTKEYVQALEKGLPDPVLYLAEKFTPNSPCGLYHQYHYAGHYAGATLWVAFCFWIIANALLSMPAPLYGGLALLITGAFTLFSVFAFASISSVPLCHFRLGSAALTPHYGASFWVTLATGILSLLLGGLVVILHYTRPSVLRALLDQNVKDCSNQADGNSHFILDNPQHRQSKTPDLNVTTLL
- the Duoxa1 gene encoding dual oxidase maturation factor 1 yields the protein MAALGHTLPFYTGPKPTFPMDTTLAVIITIFLTALVTFIIILPGIRGKTRLFWLLRVVTSLFIGAVILAVNFSSEWSVGHINTNTTYKAFSPKRVSVHVGLQIGLGGLNITLTGTPVQQLNETINYNEEFTWRLGKSYAEEYAKALEKGLPDPVLYLAEKFAPRSPCGLYNQYRLAGHYASAMLWVAFLCWLLANVMLSMPVLVYGGHMLLATGLFQLLALFFFSMTTSLMSCPLRLGTAVLYTHHGPAFWITLATGLLCILLGLVMAVAHRMQPHRLKALFNLSSEDPMLEWGSEEGGLLSPHYRSIAESPETQDIPMSEASSETCLKEECLKESDCSL
- the Duoxa1 gene encoding dual oxidase maturation factor 1 isoform X1, whose protein sequence is MGNCKRLRTKCMVLVTGRLRLDPVPDLFPRPGSLETRSSINTPVYLHQDGCSWTHAALLHWPQANLPNGHHFSCYYHNLPDCPGHLHHHPAWHPWEDKAVLAATGGDQLIHRGCDPGSEWSVGHINTNTTYKAFSPKRVSVHVGLQIGLGGLNITLTGTPVQQLNETINYNEEFTWRLGKSYAEEYAKALEKGLPDPVLYLAEKFAPRSPCGLYNQYRLAGHYASAMLWVAFLCWLLANVMLSMPVLVYGGHMLLATGLFQLLALFFFSMTTSLMSCPLRLGTAVLYTHHGPAFWITLATGLLCILLGLVMAVAHRMQPHRLKALFNLSSEDPMLEWGSEEGGLLSPHYRSIAESPETQDIPMSEASSETCLKEECLKESDCSL